A genomic segment from Parolsenella catena encodes:
- the recR gene encoding recombination mediator RecR — MPYDQLGAGGSLGGAPAPSRNDGRALRRLLDELGRLPGIGPKSAQRIAYHILGSDAEEARRLAQAILDVKQQVHFCPVCFSYATRERCDVCEDPSRDQASICVVSEPRDVTAIERTGAFHGLYHVLGGVISPMDKIGPEQLHVRELLSRLADGTVTEVILATNPDVEGETTATYLSRTIKPLGVHVTRLASGLPVGGDLEYADEVTLGRAIEARREL; from the coding sequence ATGCCCTACGACCAGCTTGGCGCCGGTGGCTCCCTTGGCGGAGCCCCGGCGCCTTCTCGCAACGACGGCCGCGCCCTACGCCGTCTGCTCGATGAGCTGGGCAGGCTTCCGGGCATTGGCCCCAAGAGCGCCCAGCGCATCGCCTACCACATCCTCGGCTCGGACGCCGAGGAGGCCCGCCGCCTTGCCCAGGCGATTCTCGACGTCAAGCAGCAGGTCCACTTCTGCCCCGTCTGCTTCAGCTACGCCACGCGCGAGCGCTGCGACGTCTGCGAGGACCCGAGCCGCGACCAGGCGAGCATCTGCGTCGTCTCCGAGCCGCGAGACGTCACGGCGATCGAGCGGACGGGTGCCTTCCACGGCCTGTATCACGTGCTCGGCGGCGTCATCTCGCCCATGGACAAGATAGGGCCCGAGCAGCTCCACGTTCGCGAGCTGCTCTCGCGCCTGGCAGACGGCACGGTCACGGAGGTCATCCTCGCCACGAATCCAGACGTCGAGGGCGAGACGACCGCGACCTACCTCTCGCGCACGATCAAGCCGCTTGGCGTCCACGTGACGAGGCTCGCGAGCGGGCTTCCCGTGGGCGGGGACCTCGAGTACGCTGACGAGGTAACGCTCGGCAGGGCGATCGAGGCTCGCCGCGAGCTGTAG
- a CDS encoding HhH-GPD family protein: protein MDRTSEDLDAFRARVYLRGRELYRDLPWRRTRDAYAIWVSEAMLQQTQVSRVDGRWQRWLERFPSMAALAAASSADVLDEWQGLGYNRRALALWRAAGQIVSEHDGRMPIEERDLRALPGIGPATAAGIRAFAYDLPGVYLETNVRTVFLHELFPGEQDVPDSALRPLVAEACPEHALSVAGADAPATPRSWYYALLDYGYHLKQTLPNPSRRSRSHVRQSRFEGSHRQKRAAVVRLLLDARATGEGLSPAEAASALTALETAAGRDSVDEAYAREILVQLEREGFCHEQRGRWLA from the coding sequence ATGGACCGCACCAGTGAGGACCTTGATGCCTTTCGCGCCCGCGTCTACCTGCGCGGTCGCGAGCTGTACCGCGACCTTCCCTGGAGGCGCACGCGCGATGCGTACGCCATCTGGGTCTCCGAGGCGATGCTGCAGCAGACACAGGTCTCGCGCGTCGACGGCCGCTGGCAACGCTGGCTCGAGCGCTTCCCGAGCATGGCCGCGCTTGCCGCCGCGAGCTCGGCGGACGTGCTCGACGAGTGGCAGGGGCTCGGTTACAACCGCAGGGCGCTCGCGCTGTGGCGAGCCGCCGGCCAAATCGTCTCCGAGCACGACGGACGGATGCCCATCGAGGAGCGCGACCTGAGGGCGCTTCCCGGCATAGGGCCCGCGACGGCCGCCGGCATCCGGGCGTTTGCCTACGACCTGCCCGGCGTCTATCTCGAGACGAACGTGCGCACCGTGTTCCTTCACGAGCTGTTTCCCGGCGAGCAGGACGTGCCAGACTCCGCCCTGCGCCCGCTCGTGGCCGAGGCATGTCCCGAGCACGCGCTCTCCGTGGCGGGTGCGGATGCGCCCGCCACGCCTCGCAGCTGGTACTATGCCCTGCTCGACTACGGATACCACCTCAAGCAGACGCTGCCCAACCCGTCTCGTCGCTCTCGCTCGCATGTCCGGCAGTCGCGCTTCGAGGGGTCGCACCGGCAAAAGCGGGCTGCCGTCGTGCGCCTGCTGCTCGACGCCCGCGCCACGGGCGAGGGCCTTTCACCCGCGGAGGCCGCCAGCGCGCTCACGGCGCTTGAGACGGCTGCCGGCCGCGATTCCGTGGACGAGGCATATGCCCGCGAGATTCTCGTCCAGCTCGAGCGCGAGGGCTTCTGCCACGAGCAGAGGGGCCGCTGGCTCGCCTAG
- a CDS encoding YbaB/EbfC family nucleoid-associated protein — MPQMNMQQMMKQARKMQEQLAAAQDKLKDVEVSASTGGGMVKVVATGEMQIKSIEISPDACDPEDVEMLQDMVLAAVNDALSSAQEAANTQMSAAAGLGNMNIPGLF, encoded by the coding sequence ATGCCCCAGATGAACATGCAGCAGATGATGAAGCAGGCGCGCAAGATGCAGGAGCAGCTCGCTGCCGCGCAGGACAAGCTCAAGGACGTCGAGGTCTCCGCCTCCACGGGCGGCGGCATGGTCAAGGTCGTCGCCACGGGCGAGATGCAGATCAAGTCCATCGAGATCAGCCCCGACGCCTGCGACCCCGAGGACGTCGAGATGCTCCAGGACATGGTCCTCGCCGCCGTCAACGACGCGCTCTCGAGCGCCCAGGAGGCGGCCAACACGCAGATGAGCGCCGCCGCGGGCCTTGGCAACATGAACATCCCGGGCCTGTTCTAG
- a CDS encoding HAD family hydrolase, giving the protein MSDYAQREAYAPAHGEASLAVFDYDGTIMDGQSGQLFSLYLLRHGLITRRTALRLGWWGVRYKLHLPYRQDESRELIFRDLARYDHDEVMRIMRDFYAELLAPRTRADAKAEIERCQADGMTCVLVSATFFEMARVAAEELGIEGVAATHMELDERGRFTGRVEGEVVAGEGKVRAVCRWANEAIGEGTWHIARAYGDHFTDEPLLELADEPCAVCPGSTLSRIARRRGWRIARWS; this is encoded by the coding sequence GTGTCAGATTACGCGCAGCGAGAAGCGTACGCGCCCGCCCATGGCGAGGCGAGCCTTGCCGTGTTCGACTACGACGGCACCATCATGGATGGTCAGTCGGGCCAGCTCTTCTCCCTCTACCTGCTCAGGCACGGTCTCATCACGCGTCGCACGGCCCTGCGCCTGGGGTGGTGGGGCGTGCGCTACAAGCTGCACCTGCCCTATCGCCAGGACGAGTCCCGTGAGCTCATCTTCCGCGACCTCGCCCGTTACGACCACGACGAGGTCATGCGCATCATGCGCGACTTCTACGCGGAGCTTCTCGCGCCCCGCACGCGCGCTGACGCCAAGGCAGAGATCGAGCGCTGCCAAGCGGACGGCATGACGTGCGTCCTTGTCTCGGCCACGTTCTTCGAGATGGCGCGCGTTGCCGCCGAGGAGCTCGGCATTGAGGGCGTTGCCGCCACCCATATGGAGCTTGACGAGCGCGGGCGCTTCACCGGACGTGTCGAGGGCGAGGTCGTTGCCGGCGAGGGCAAGGTGCGCGCCGTGTGCCGCTGGGCCAACGAGGCTATCGGGGAGGGCACCTGGCACATCGCGCGCGCCTATGGCGACCACTTCACCGACGAGCCCCTGCTCGAGCTTGCTGACGAGCCGTGCGCCGTGTGTCCGGGTAGCACGCTCTCCCGCATCGCCCGCCGCCGCGGGTGGCGCATCGCGCGCTGGAGCTAG